Proteins encoded together in one Formosa sp. Hel3_A1_48 window:
- a CDS encoding Fur family transcriptional regulator: METIEQLLESKDIRITAMRLLIYKFLAEKEIAVTLSDIENAFEKADRTTLYRTIKTFEEKDIVHQIDDGTGITKYALCEQGCSCDIKTDLHLHFHCNNCNETICLTNHKIPQIKVPDGFVSENVNLVVKGICDKCSG, encoded by the coding sequence ATGGAAACAATAGAACAATTATTAGAGTCAAAAGATATTCGCATAACGGCAATGCGTTTGCTTATATATAAGTTTCTTGCAGAAAAAGAGATAGCAGTAACATTGAGTGACATTGAAAATGCTTTTGAAAAAGCAGATAGAACTACCTTATACAGAACTATTAAAACTTTTGAAGAAAAGGATATTGTACATCAAATTGATGATGGCACAGGAATTACTAAATATGCATTGTGTGAACAAGGTTGTAGTTGTGATATAAAAACAGATTTACACTTACACTTCCATTGTAACAATTGCAATGAAACCATTTGCTTAACAAACCATAAAATCCCTCAAATTAAAGTGCCTGATGGCTTTGTTTCGGAAAATGTAAACTTGGTTGTAAAAGGTATATGTGATAAGTGTAGTGGATAA
- a CDS encoding TolC family protein codes for MKHIKSHIKTVFFLCSLFFVLKGNAQQLEVLIDEALTNNPEIQKFELQYKRASEKVNEVNTIPNTEFGVGYFVSEPETRTGAQRFKVSAKQMLPWFGTITSRENYVSSLADAKYEDIVIAKRKLMASVSQSYYNLYANKAKQEVLTENIKLLETYETLALTSVEVGKASAVDVLRLQMRQNEMQQLKDVLQQQFLAEQTKFNNLLNRDNDVTVNVVDSVMIPSEDFDITSENLALHPELLKYDKLYQSIEQSELLNQKESSPMIGFGLDYINVSERPNMDFSDNGKDIVMPMVSVSIPIFNKKYKSQTKQNELEQQEITVQKQERLNTLETLLSKAINERISARISYTTQTKNLKQAKDAEDILIKSYETGTIDFNDVLDIQELQLKFQMNQIESVKTYFVQTTIINYLTN; via the coding sequence ATGAAACACATAAAATCACACATAAAAACAGTCTTTTTTCTTTGTTCGTTATTCTTTGTTCTCAAAGGAAATGCACAACAATTAGAAGTACTCATAGATGAAGCCTTAACAAACAATCCAGAAATTCAAAAGTTTGAGTTACAATACAAAAGAGCTTCTGAAAAAGTGAATGAAGTCAATACCATTCCGAACACCGAATTTGGAGTTGGTTACTTTGTAAGTGAACCGGAAACCAGAACAGGTGCACAACGCTTTAAAGTATCTGCTAAACAAATGTTACCGTGGTTCGGAACCATTACATCGAGAGAAAATTATGTGAGTTCATTGGCAGATGCTAAATACGAGGACATTGTTATCGCAAAGCGAAAACTAATGGCTTCGGTATCACAATCCTATTATAATCTATACGCGAACAAAGCAAAGCAAGAGGTCTTAACTGAAAACATTAAACTATTAGAAACTTATGAGACGTTGGCATTAACTTCTGTTGAGGTTGGTAAAGCATCCGCAGTAGATGTGTTGCGATTGCAAATGCGTCAAAACGAAATGCAACAATTAAAAGATGTATTGCAACAACAATTTTTAGCAGAACAAACCAAATTCAATAATCTATTGAATAGAGATAATGATGTTACCGTGAATGTGGTAGATAGTGTAATGATACCTTCTGAAGACTTTGATATTACTTCTGAAAATTTAGCATTACATCCTGAATTACTAAAATATGATAAGCTCTATCAATCCATAGAGCAATCAGAATTATTAAATCAAAAAGAAAGCAGTCCAATGATTGGTTTTGGATTAGATTATATCAATGTTTCAGAAAGGCCAAATATGGATTTCAGCGATAACGGAAAGGATATTGTAATGCCAATGGTTTCGGTGTCAATCCCAATTTTCAATAAGAAATATAAATCCCAAACCAAACAAAACGAGTTAGAACAGCAAGAAATAACAGTTCAAAAGCAGGAACGATTAAACACTTTGGAAACACTTTTAAGCAAGGCGATTAATGAGCGTATTTCTGCAAGAATAAGTTATACTACTCAAACTAAAAACCTAAAACAAGCAAAAGATGCAGAAGATATTTTAATCAAAAGCTATGAAACAGGAACGATTGATTTTAATGATGTTTTAGACATTCAAGAGTTACAGCTAAAGTTTCAAATGAACCAAATAGAATCTGTGAAGACCTACTTTGTACAAACTACTATAATTAATTATTTAACTAATTAA
- a CDS encoding acetolactate decarboxylase has protein sequence MNKSTYIIVLVIMVIAFTSCQNTHKKEVSILVKHSGALRTIMSGNIQPVISLDTLSKKKHLYALGAVDNLKGEIQIFDSKPSNSFVIDSSLQIKDSYSLKASLLVYAEVEEWDTFQIENSKTKSDLEEQIFELATNSGINTEEPFPFLLEGIIASVDWHVINWKDGDTIHNHKKHKESGLNGTLANRRVQIIGFYSTKHKAVFTHHTTNMHMHFKTDDNAIAGHIDDLSFNQTVTLKLPKK, from the coding sequence ATGAATAAATCAACATATATAATCGTATTGGTAATAATGGTAATTGCTTTTACCTCTTGCCAAAACACACACAAAAAAGAAGTCTCAATATTAGTAAAACATTCGGGAGCTTTAAGAACAATAATGTCTGGTAACATTCAACCCGTAATTAGTTTAGATACACTTTCAAAAAAGAAACATCTATATGCTCTTGGTGCTGTAGATAATCTCAAAGGTGAAATACAAATATTTGATAGTAAACCGAGCAACAGCTTTGTGATTGATAGTAGCTTGCAAATTAAAGATTCTTATAGTCTAAAAGCGTCTTTATTAGTATATGCTGAAGTGGAAGAATGGGATACTTTTCAAATCGAGAATAGTAAGACAAAAAGTGATTTAGAAGAACAAATTTTTGAACTCGCCACAAATAGTGGAATCAATACTGAAGAACCATTTCCTTTCTTATTAGAAGGTATAATCGCCTCTGTGGATTGGCACGTCATAAATTGGAAAGATGGTGATACTATCCACAACCATAAAAAGCATAAGGAATCTGGTTTAAATGGAACTTTAGCAAATAGAAGAGTTCAAATTATAGGCTTCTATTCCACAAAGCATAAAGCAGTTTTCACTCATCATACTACCAATATGCATATGCATTTTAAAACTGATGATAATGCTATTGCTGGTCATATTGATGATTTATCATTTAATCAAACAGTAACATTAAAGCTACCAAAAAAATGA
- a CDS encoding HYC_CC_PP family protein, whose amino-acid sequence MKQFFHKIMSLAMAFVVLCSTMSFTVNMHYCGDTLVETAIFQKAKGCGMEMEKPSTEGCSITKKNCCDDEQLAIEGQDELQLQVDKISFEQQVFIASFVYTFINLFEGLDNNVSTYEEYKPPLVVRQLYKIDETYLI is encoded by the coding sequence ATGAAGCAGTTTTTCCATAAAATAATGTCTTTAGCAATGGCTTTTGTAGTGTTATGCTCTACAATGTCATTTACTGTGAATATGCATTATTGTGGAGATACTTTAGTAGAAACTGCTATCTTTCAAAAAGCCAAAGGGTGCGGAATGGAAATGGAAAAGCCTTCAACCGAAGGATGTTCTATTACCAAGAAAAATTGTTGTGATGATGAACAATTAGCAATTGAAGGTCAAGACGAATTACAATTGCAAGTTGACAAAATCTCATTTGAGCAACAGGTATTCATCGCTTCATTTGTTTATACTTTTATTAACCTTTTTGAAGGTTTAGACAATAATGTATCTACTTACGAAGAATATAAACCGCCACTCGTCGTCAGGCAACTCTACAAGATTGACGAGACATACTTAATTTGA
- a CDS encoding heavy metal translocating P-type ATPase yields MKKKKVNLRDLKPNSEEQHSHDDGHDHGNGSAFKTYIPALISFVMLIVGIAVDYFDAIPQFEGWIRVVWYTLAYIPVGFPVIKEGWKSLIKGDVFTEFFLMSIATIGAFIIGEYPEGVAVMLFYAVGELFQNAAVNRAKGNIKALLDVRPKEANVFRDGDYISVSPEAVNIGEKIQIRVGEKIPLDGILLSEKASLNTAALTGESKPDSIQKDAKVYAGSINLESVIEVEVTNIFEDSSIARILDLVQNATARKSKTELFIRQFARIYTPIVVFLAIGVTFIPYFFVDDYVFRDWLYRALIFLVISCPCALVISIPLGYFGGLGAASKNGILFKGASFLDAMTKINTLVMDKTGTVTKGVFKIKEVKAIGWKETEFMQYLMAMEEQSTHPIAKAIMVYKGTENSYEAKEVSEIAGKGLKGIVNDKTVLVGNKALMTTNSIDIPSETETIVESIVLVAIDNQFAGYVVIADELKEDAKETITELHKVGIKNIMMLSGDKDSITQQVAKELNIENAKGGLLPEDKLNEVEILKKNPENKIAFIGDGINDAPVLAASNVGIAMGGLGSDVAIETADVIIQTDQPSKVVRAIKISRSTRKIVWQNIILAFGVKVIVLILGAGGLATMWEAVFADVGVALLAILNAVRLQRMSWD; encoded by the coding sequence ATGAAAAAAAAGAAAGTCAATTTAAGAGATTTAAAACCAAATTCAGAAGAACAACATTCTCACGATGATGGTCACGACCACGGAAATGGAAGTGCATTCAAAACATACATTCCAGCACTTATAAGTTTTGTGATGCTAATCGTAGGAATTGCTGTAGATTATTTTGATGCCATTCCTCAATTTGAAGGATGGATTCGAGTAGTTTGGTACACTTTAGCATATATTCCAGTTGGGTTTCCTGTAATTAAAGAAGGATGGAAAAGTCTTATAAAAGGCGATGTTTTTACCGAGTTCTTTTTAATGTCTATTGCCACCATTGGTGCGTTTATCATTGGTGAATATCCTGAAGGTGTGGCAGTAATGCTATTTTATGCAGTAGGAGAATTATTTCAAAACGCAGCAGTTAATAGAGCAAAAGGAAATATTAAAGCCTTATTAGATGTTAGGCCAAAAGAAGCCAATGTATTTCGTGATGGTGATTATATAAGTGTATCGCCCGAAGCTGTAAATATTGGCGAGAAAATACAAATTCGAGTAGGTGAAAAAATTCCATTGGATGGTATTTTATTATCCGAAAAAGCATCTCTAAACACCGCAGCATTAACAGGAGAAAGCAAACCAGATTCTATTCAGAAAGATGCAAAGGTTTATGCAGGTAGTATTAATTTAGAAAGCGTTATTGAAGTTGAGGTAACCAACATCTTTGAAGATAGTTCTATTGCGAGAATATTAGACTTGGTTCAAAATGCAACAGCTCGTAAGTCTAAAACAGAATTGTTTATCAGACAGTTTGCTCGTATCTACACACCAATTGTAGTGTTTTTAGCTATTGGTGTTACTTTTATACCTTACTTTTTTGTAGATGATTATGTATTTAGAGATTGGTTATACAGAGCATTAATTTTCTTGGTAATATCTTGTCCTTGTGCGTTAGTGATTTCAATACCATTAGGTTATTTCGGTGGTTTGGGAGCAGCTTCAAAAAATGGAATTTTATTTAAAGGTGCTTCATTTTTAGATGCAATGACCAAGATAAATACTTTGGTAATGGACAAAACAGGAACCGTTACCAAAGGTGTTTTTAAAATCAAAGAAGTAAAAGCAATCGGTTGGAAAGAAACCGAATTTATGCAATATTTAATGGCGATGGAAGAACAATCCACGCATCCAATAGCTAAAGCCATAATGGTATATAAAGGAACTGAAAATAGCTATGAAGCAAAAGAAGTTTCTGAAATTGCTGGTAAAGGATTAAAAGGTATAGTAAACGATAAAACTGTTTTAGTAGGTAACAAAGCCTTGATGACTACCAATAGTATTGATATTCCAAGTGAAACGGAAACTATTGTAGAATCTATAGTATTAGTTGCAATCGATAATCAATTTGCAGGTTATGTAGTAATAGCGGATGAATTAAAAGAGGATGCAAAAGAAACTATTACAGAATTACACAAAGTAGGCATTAAAAATATTATGATGCTTTCCGGTGATAAAGATTCCATTACGCAACAAGTCGCTAAAGAGTTGAATATCGAAAATGCTAAAGGTGGTTTACTACCAGAAGATAAATTAAACGAAGTTGAAATTTTAAAGAAAAATCCTGAAAACAAAATAGCCTTTATAGGTGATGGTATTAACGATGCACCAGTTTTAGCAGCGAGTAACGTTGGTATTGCAATGGGTGGTTTAGGTAGTGATGTAGCTATTGAAACAGCAGACGTTATAATTCAAACAGACCAGCCTTCAAAAGTAGTTAGAGCCATTAAAATAAGTCGTTCTACAAGAAAAATTGTTTGGCAGAATATCATTTTAGCGTTTGGAGTTAAAGTTATTGTATTGATATTAGGAGCAGGTGGTTTAGCCACAATGTGGGAAGCAGTTTTTGCAGATGTAGGAGTAGCATTATTAGCAATTTTAAATGCAGTTAGATTACAACGAATGAGTTGGGATTAA
- the merTP gene encoding mercuric transport protein MerTP, whose protein sequence is MKNKLAVTSILTAITASLCCITPVLALIAGTSGVASTFSWIEPFRPYLIGLTILVLLFAWYQKLKPEKEIDCECETDKEPKFMQSKTFLGIVTAFAIVMLAFPYYSSMLYPKTEKQIIIVDKSNIKTIEYKISGMTCASCEAHVNHEVNKLNGIVNSKTSYENGNAIIEFDETKTNELEIEKAINATGYKVTNKKEN, encoded by the coding sequence ATGAAAAATAAATTAGCGGTTACAAGTATCCTAACAGCAATCACAGCTTCATTGTGTTGCATCACACCTGTTTTGGCATTAATTGCAGGAACAAGTGGTGTAGCTTCAACTTTTTCTTGGATAGAACCATTTAGACCTTACTTAATAGGGCTAACTATATTAGTTCTTCTCTTTGCTTGGTATCAAAAATTAAAACCAGAAAAAGAAATCGACTGTGAATGTGAAACGGATAAAGAACCAAAATTTATGCAGTCAAAAACCTTTTTAGGCATTGTAACAGCTTTTGCAATTGTGATGTTGGCTTTCCCATACTACTCAAGTATGTTATATCCAAAAACCGAAAAACAAATCATAATAGTTGATAAATCAAATATAAAAACAATAGAGTATAAAATAAGTGGAATGACTTGTGCCAGTTGTGAAGCACACGTTAACCACGAAGTAAATAAACTTAACGGAATTGTAAACTCAAAAACATCATACGAAAATGGTAACGCAATCATTGAGTTTGACGAAACTAAAACCAATGAATTGGAGATTGAGAAAGCAATTAACGCAACAGGTTATAAAGTAACTAACAAAAAAGAAAATTAA
- a CDS encoding DUF3703 domain-containing protein produces MKFNTKIPKHLKQAYNEEIKQYSLCLENKQFGYAWFHLERSHIIGQSYPIEHTYSHWLMLKFGFRQKDTKEVIGQIVRLFVGGWKSFINHVPLGNTGGANVPPLKRMPIPKDIEKLLDIE; encoded by the coding sequence ATGAAGTTTAATACTAAAATACCTAAACATCTTAAACAGGCTTATAACGAAGAAATAAAACAATACAGTTTATGTTTAGAAAATAAACAGTTTGGTTATGCTTGGTTTCATTTAGAGCGTAGTCATATAATAGGACAGTCTTATCCTATAGAACATACCTATTCACATTGGCTAATGCTAAAATTTGGATTTAGACAAAAAGATACTAAAGAAGTAATAGGTCAAATAGTTAGGTTGTTTGTGGGTGGCTGGAAATCATTTATAAATCACGTTCCACTTGGTAATACTGGTGGCGCAAACGTACCACCATTAAAACGTATGCCTATTCCAAAAGACATTGAAAAATTATTAGATATAGAATGA
- a CDS encoding GDCCVxC domain-containing (seleno)protein: MKTILKSEITCPNCGHKKVEDMPTNACQFFYECEHCKTVLKPNEGDCCVYCSYGTVPCPPIQENKSCC, from the coding sequence ATGAAAACCATATTAAAATCGGAAATCACTTGCCCTAACTGCGGACATAAAAAAGTAGAAGATATGCCAACAAATGCTTGTCAATTCTTCTACGAGTGTGAGCATTGTAAAACGGTTCTAAAACCAAACGAAGGTGATTGTTGTGTGTATTGTTCTTATGGAACAGTTCCCTGTCCACCAATTCAAGAAAATAAAAGTTGTTGTTAA
- a CDS encoding efflux RND transporter permease subunit produces the protein MLNKSIKFLIENKLVAVLLLVLFIGWGTVNAPFNWDTGFLPSNPVAVDAIPDIGENQQIVFTKWDGRSPQDIEDQITYPLTTSLLGIPGVKTIRSSSMFGFSSIYIIFEEDIEFYWSRSRILEKLNSLPSGLLPEGVNPALGPDATGLGQIFWYTLEGRDENGNVTGGWDLQELRSIQDYYVKYALSSASGVSEVASIGGYVQEYQVDVNPELMRQYNIGLHHVVKAVKESNKDIGAQTLEINQAEYLVRGLGYVKSISDIENAVVTSEDYTSIRIKDIGKVSLGPATRRGLLDKEGAEVVGAVVVARYGANPMEVINNVKEKINELSTGLPSKVLADGRTSQVTIVPFYDRTELIQETLGTLNEALTLEILITILVIIIMVFNLRASVLISGLLPVAVLMVFIAMKLFGVDANIVALSGIAIAIGTMVDVGVILSENIIRHLDEDDGTQSINTVVYNATAEVSGAIVTAVMTTIISFIPVFTMIGAEGKLFRPLAFTKTFALTASIIVALFLIPPFAAFLFRKKSINNTFKYVLNGVLIALGIVAIVYGYWLGLILIAFGITALLNLQSKITDKQANLINIIISVSAIVFLLAEYWRPLGIDKSIFWNLIFVSVICFGLLGVFSLFIKYYTRILKWCLDNKLLFLSVPTAIVIAGFFIMKNTGKEFMPSLNEGSFLLMPTSMPHSGVEENKRVLQQLDMAVASIPEIETVVGKAGRTESALDPAPLSMYENIIQYKPEYMLNENEERQRYKINEDGLFELKDGRFIANPNNTKDVTLSVIKNSQLIEDNDGEFYRNWRPEIQSPDDIWNEIVRVTKLPGVTSAPKLQPIETRLVMLQTGMRAPMGIKVKGQDLKQIEAFGVQLEDILKQAEGVKDEAVFADRIVGKPYLLIDIDREKIARYGVTIEEVQNVLKVAVGGMVLTQTVEGRERYGVRVRYPRELRANPTDLKQIYVPVEKGSPVPLSELATIKYEQGPQVIKSEDTFLVGYVLFDKMDGFAEVSVVENAQALIQEKIDNGELVVPKGINYQFTGTYENQLRAEKTLSVVVPLALAIIFLILYFQFRSVGTSLMVFTGIAVAFAGGFLMIWLYGQDWFLNFNFFGENLRDLFQMHPINLSVAVWVGFIALFGIATDDGVVMATYLTQTFNRNTPDNKKEVRTSVVEAGEKRIRPCLMTTATTILALLPVLTSTGRGSDIMIPMAIPSFGGMLIALITLFVVPVLYSWKAEVQLKRTVK, from the coding sequence ATGCTAAATAAAAGCATCAAATTTTTAATAGAAAATAAACTCGTAGCAGTTTTATTATTAGTTCTCTTTATAGGTTGGGGAACAGTCAACGCACCTTTCAATTGGGATACAGGATTCTTACCAAGCAATCCTGTTGCTGTAGATGCCATACCAGATATAGGTGAAAACCAACAAATAGTATTTACTAAATGGGATGGTCGTTCACCACAAGATATTGAAGATCAAATTACGTACCCATTAACGACGTCCTTGCTAGGAATTCCTGGGGTAAAAACGATCCGTAGTTCTTCTATGTTCGGCTTTTCAAGTATCTATATCATTTTTGAAGAAGACATAGAATTTTACTGGAGTAGAAGTCGTATTCTCGAAAAACTTAATTCCTTACCAAGTGGTTTATTACCCGAAGGTGTTAATCCTGCATTGGGTCCAGATGCCACAGGATTAGGACAAATATTTTGGTACACGCTTGAAGGTCGTGATGAAAACGGTAATGTAACTGGTGGTTGGGATTTACAGGAATTACGAAGTATTCAGGATTACTATGTAAAGTATGCGTTGTCCTCTGCAAGTGGTGTTTCAGAGGTTGCTTCTATTGGTGGCTATGTTCAAGAATATCAAGTGGATGTAAATCCAGAACTAATGCGTCAGTATAATATTGGATTGCATCACGTTGTAAAAGCGGTTAAGGAAAGCAATAAAGATATTGGTGCACAAACTTTGGAAATTAACCAAGCCGAATATTTAGTGCGTGGTTTGGGTTATGTGAAATCCATTTCAGACATCGAAAATGCGGTAGTCACTTCCGAAGACTATACATCAATCAGAATAAAAGATATTGGAAAAGTCTCTTTAGGTCCTGCAACACGTAGAGGGCTTTTAGATAAGGAAGGTGCAGAAGTTGTTGGTGCTGTTGTGGTTGCTCGTTATGGTGCAAATCCAATGGAAGTCATCAATAACGTAAAAGAAAAAATTAATGAATTAAGTACAGGATTACCTTCAAAGGTATTGGCGGATGGTAGAACTTCCCAAGTAACCATAGTACCCTTTTATGACAGAACAGAATTAATTCAAGAAACTTTAGGTACACTCAATGAAGCCTTAACTCTTGAAATATTGATTACCATTTTGGTTATAATCATAATGGTGTTTAATCTTCGAGCGTCCGTATTAATTTCTGGACTACTGCCAGTAGCAGTTTTAATGGTATTTATAGCGATGAAACTCTTTGGTGTCGATGCTAATATTGTCGCATTATCTGGTATTGCTATTGCTATTGGTACAATGGTCGATGTTGGTGTTATACTATCAGAAAATATAATTCGACATTTAGATGAAGATGATGGCACACAATCCATTAACACGGTAGTTTACAACGCAACAGCCGAAGTATCTGGTGCAATCGTAACCGCAGTAATGACCACCATTATTAGTTTCATTCCTGTATTTACGATGATTGGTGCAGAAGGAAAACTATTCAGACCATTGGCTTTCACAAAAACCTTTGCATTAACAGCTTCTATAATTGTAGCGCTATTTTTAATTCCGCCTTTCGCTGCATTTTTATTCCGAAAGAAAAGCATTAATAACACTTTTAAATATGTTTTAAATGGCGTTTTAATAGCATTGGGAATTGTAGCAATAGTCTATGGATATTGGTTAGGATTGATTTTGATAGCGTTTGGAATTACAGCACTTCTCAATCTTCAAAGTAAGATAACAGACAAGCAAGCTAATCTTATCAATATCATTATTTCGGTATCAGCTATTGTATTCTTGTTAGCAGAATACTGGAGACCATTAGGCATTGATAAAAGCATTTTTTGGAATCTCATTTTTGTGAGTGTTATTTGCTTTGGTTTATTAGGTGTTTTCTCATTATTTATAAAATACTACACACGTATTTTAAAGTGGTGTTTAGATAATAAGTTGCTCTTTTTGTCTGTCCCAACAGCTATTGTCATTGCAGGATTTTTCATTATGAAAAATACAGGCAAAGAGTTTATGCCCTCATTAAATGAAGGCTCATTTCTACTAATGCCAACCTCGATGCCTCATTCTGGTGTAGAAGAAAACAAACGTGTTTTACAGCAATTAGATATGGCAGTAGCCAGTATTCCAGAGATTGAAACCGTAGTTGGTAAGGCAGGAAGAACAGAATCAGCTTTAGACCCAGCGCCATTATCAATGTATGAAAATATCATTCAGTACAAACCAGAATATATGCTTAATGAAAACGAAGAACGTCAACGCTATAAAATAAATGAAGATGGTTTGTTTGAATTGAAAGATGGACGATTCATCGCAAATCCAAATAATACTAAAGATGTTACTTTGAGCGTAATTAAAAACTCTCAATTAATAGAAGATAATGATGGTGAGTTTTATAGAAATTGGCGACCAGAAATACAATCACCAGACGATATTTGGAATGAAATTGTAAGAGTCACCAAATTGCCTGGTGTTACCTCTGCACCAAAGCTACAACCTATTGAAACCAGATTGGTAATGCTTCAAACAGGAATGAGAGCGCCAATGGGTATCAAGGTAAAAGGTCAAGATTTAAAACAAATTGAAGCGTTTGGTGTGCAGTTAGAGGATATTTTGAAACAAGCTGAAGGTGTAAAAGATGAAGCTGTTTTTGCAGACCGTATCGTAGGGAAACCCTATTTGTTAATTGATATTGATAGAGAAAAAATTGCACGTTATGGCGTTACCATTGAAGAGGTTCAAAACGTTTTGAAAGTTGCAGTTGGCGGAATGGTATTAACCCAAACCGTTGAAGGTAGAGAGCGTTATGGTGTACGTGTTCGATACCCAAGAGAGTTAAGAGCTAATCCAACCGACTTAAAACAGATTTATGTACCAGTAGAAAAAGGCAGTCCAGTTCCTTTAAGCGAATTGGCAACAATAAAATATGAACAAGGTCCACAAGTAATTAAAAGTGAAGACACCTTTTTAGTAGGCTATGTATTATTTGATAAAATGGATGGTTTCGCAGAAGTAAGTGTTGTAGAAAATGCACAAGCCTTAATTCAAGAAAAAATAGATAATGGCGAATTAGTAGTACCAAAAGGTATTAATTATCAATTCACAGGAACATACGAAAATCAGTTGCGAGCCGAAAAAACCTTGTCGGTTGTTGTGCCTTTAGCATTAGCAATTATTTTCTTAATTCTGTATTTCCAATTCCGTTCTGTAGGTACATCATTAATGGTATTTACAGGTATTGCAGTAGCATTTGCAGGCGGATTTCTAATGATATGGCTCTATGGTCAAGATTGGTTTTTAAACTTCAATTTCTTTGGCGAAAATCTACGTGATTTATTTCAGATGCATCCTATTAATTTAAGTGTTGCAGTTTGGGTGGGCTTTATTGCTCTTTTCGGAATTGCAACGGATGATGGTGTAGTTATGGCAACGTATTTAACGCAAACTTTCAATAGAAACACACCAGATAATAAAAAGGAAGTAAGAACATCTGTTGTAGAAGCAGGAGAAAAACGTATCAGACCTTGCTTAATGACAACAGCTACAACCATATTAGCATTATTACCAGTATTAACATCAACAGGACGTGGTAGCGATATTATGATTCCTATGGCAATACCAAGTTTTGGTGGAATGCTTATAGCCTTAATAACCTTATTTGTAGTACCAGTATTATATAGCTGGAAAGCCGAAGTTCAACTTAAAAGAACTGTAAAATGA
- a CDS encoding heavy-metal-associated domain-containing protein: MKHIYKIKGMTCGSCKASVENSLRDIDDVSDVEVNLENQEATITMDKHIDIVELQKSLASKYTITQKEIKNVFTSTQSSSFEIEEEKSKLQQLKPLLLIIFYIASASVLLNYKNWSWSEFMLDFMGLFYIVFSFFKMLDLKGFPESFRMYDPLAKRVPFYGKVYPFIETALGLMFLMRFEINIALIITLIVLGITTIGVTKTLLDKKSIRCACLGTALKLPMTEATFIENAIMIVMATLMLIN; the protein is encoded by the coding sequence ATGAAACATATATATAAAATAAAAGGAATGACCTGTGGCAGTTGTAAAGCATCTGTAGAAAACAGTTTAAGAGATATAGATGATGTTTCCGATGTCGAAGTTAATCTTGAAAATCAAGAAGCAACAATAACTATGGATAAACATATTGATATTGTAGAACTTCAAAAGTCTTTAGCATCGAAATATACCATAACTCAAAAAGAAATAAAGAATGTTTTTACGTCTACGCAATCTTCAAGTTTTGAGATTGAAGAAGAAAAAAGCAAATTACAACAACTTAAACCACTATTACTCATCATCTTCTATATAGCGTCAGCAAGCGTATTGTTAAATTATAAAAATTGGAGTTGGAGCGAGTTTATGCTGGACTTTATGGGCTTATTCTACATCGTTTTTAGTTTTTTCAAGATGTTAGATTTAAAAGGTTTTCCAGAATCCTTTCGTATGTACGACCCTTTAGCTAAACGTGTTCCTTTTTATGGGAAAGTTTATCCATTTATTGAAACAGCTTTAGGACTGATGTTTTTAATGCGGTTTGAAATTAATATAGCTTTAATAATTACACTAATAGTATTAGGGATAACAACAATTGGAGTAACAAAAACATTATTGGACAAAAAATCAATACGATGTGCGTGTTTAGGTACTGCTTTAAAATTACCTATGACAGAAGCCACTTTTATTGAAAATGCTATTATGATTGTAATGGCGACATTAATGCTTATAAATTAA